The Lycium ferocissimum isolate CSIRO_LF1 chromosome 8, AGI_CSIRO_Lferr_CH_V1, whole genome shotgun sequence DNA segment gtaAAAAACCGACGCAGGAAATCggttgtccgtcggtttttgaAACCGATCCGTCAatttttggcagttttttagtagtgagaaTCTTGAAGATCCACCTCATCATCTCCATTCCCTCCGTTAGAAGGCACGTAATCATTCCCAGAGTCTCCATCGTCATCGACATCATTCCCTTTGTTAGGAGGCATAAAATCATCCCGAGAATCTCCATCGTCCACCTCATTGTCTCCATCATTCCCTTCATTAGGAGGCACAAAATCATCCCTCTTATCGTGTCCATTCCCTTGGTTAGCTACGTATTCATCCCCAGAGTgtccatcatcaccatcatcctCCTCATTGTTTCCATCATTCCCTTTCTTAGGTGGCACAAAATCATCCCCAGAATCTCCATCCTCCTCCTCGTCTTCTCCATCATTCCCTTTGTTAGGCGGCACAAAATCATTCTCAGAATCTCCATCCTCCTTCTCATCGTCTTCATCACTCCCTTCGGTAGAAGGCACATTATCATCCCCAGAATCTCCATCTTCATCGTTTCCATCATTTCCTCCGTCAGGAGGCACAAAACCATCACCAGAATTGTCTTCCTCATCATTTCCATCATTCCTTTCGCTAGGAGGCACAAAATCATCCTCAGAACCTCCATCATCATCACCCATTAACCATGCTTCATCAGAAAAGTCTACATCATCGCTAGAATCATCTTGTTCCTCGTACAAATAATCAAGGTACTTATCGCTGTCCACGTCTGTATCATTAGCCAAAATGGTTTCATAAAAAACAACTGTTTTCACTGAACTCAGTATTTTCTTCATAGAATTGACTATGGTTATATCATAACTAAGGCCATTTACCTTCACTTCTAatctcaaaaaagaaaaataataacacAAATTAGAGACAAGACCTAGAGTAACAAAAGCCATTGCATCtctaatagaaaaaagaaaaggaaaaatgaagattgaaggtaagaaatttaaatttttgttcACATGACGCTGGTGAAGTACACATTTGACTTATATAGTTGGTGACCATGTTAGCATTTATAGAAAAAAACCAGTGTGATATTACGTAAATCTATTACAAGAATCCATTCCCAAATTACATAAGTGCCCAAAAACAAAGTAAATTAAAGTAACTTGTTAGAACTTGTCTAATGTCATTAATAAACAAGATGGCAACAAATTAATTAGTACAACTCATCACTGCTTCTTTCATTCATCTGCTTCGAAAAGTTTTATGACATGAAATTTAATTGTCCATCTGCTGAGGAGAGCTAGCAGAGATTCGATTTGTCCTTTAGGTTAATTTTCTTatgaacatgtatatatgttgggaCTAATTATTGTGCCCTCTGACCGTCCGACGGACGATTAATAGTCAGCACTAATAGGCTTTCTGCTTAATtcatattgtgtatatatataaaaaaaaatcttattaaaaaccgataaaaaccaaaaagatcAAAAAACGGACATAAACCGACTCAATGAAAAACCGACTTTAAtgatttggtcatcttttaagtacTAACCAAGCCAAACAGGATCATGAACACCCCTAATTACAgtaactattaacataattctaTCATTAATGGGTTAACAAATTTTAGATAATAATAATAGGATTAGAA contains these protein-coding regions:
- the LOC132066111 gene encoding spore wall protein 2-like, translated to MRNQMRSASVNSIVAKFFDTVPTGSSAATTQMKDAMAFVTLGLVSNLCYYFSFLRLEVKVNGLSYDITIVNSMKKILSSVKTVVFYETILANDTDVDSDKYLDYLYEEQDDSSDDVDFSDEAWLMGDDDGGSEDDFVPPSERNDGNDEEDNSGDGFVPPDGGNDGNDEDGDSGDDNVPSTEGSDEDDEKEDGDSENDFVPPNKGNDGEDEEEDGDSGDDFVPPKKGNDGNNEEDDGDDGHSGDEYVANQGNGHDKRDDFVPPNEGNDGDNEVDDGDSRDDFMPPNKGNDVDDDGDSGNDYVPSNGGNGDDEVDLQDSHY